A window of the Lactuca sativa cultivar Salinas chromosome 5, Lsat_Salinas_v11, whole genome shotgun sequence genome harbors these coding sequences:
- the LOC122194516 gene encoding uncharacterized protein LOC122194516 isoform X1, whose product MVQNRCKQEDGQWWCLVVGAKMNGADSGIWLFVYVANIQIGLQIYAVSSVKGLKGFLRHGLLQVPNLISINFSDQRFRFLLLDKVTQSMKQLSGGQKTVVADLCNSYRLVALHEAFWCCK is encoded by the exons ATGGTACAGAACAGATGCAAACAGGAAGATGGTCAATGGTGGTGTTTGGTGGTTGGAGCAAAAATGAATGGAGCAGATAGTGGTATTTGGCTGTTTGTGTATGTAGCAAACATACAGATTGGATTACAG ATTTATGCAGTGAGTTCTGTAAAAGGCTTAAAGGGTTTCTTGCGACATGGCCTCCTTCAAGTCCCCAACCTCATATCAATAAACTTCTCAGATcaaagg TTCAGGTTTCTTTTACTGGACAAGGTGACACAATCCATGAAGCAGTTATCTGGAGGCCAAAAAACTGTAGTAGCTGACTTGTGTAATAGTTACCGGTTGGTTGCCCTTCATgaagctttctggtgttgtaaatag
- the LOC111889431 gene encoding subtilisin inhibitor, with translation MAGEKEQNTPCLEAQQTRPSVKTTWPELVGMKAEDAEKKIKEEMSGAMVHVVPQDTFLTMEFRSNRVRLFVDSSQNVVRAPRIG, from the exons ATGGCCGGGGAGAAGGAGCAAAATACACCGTGTCTTGAAGCCCAACAAACAAGGCCAT CTGTGAAGACAACATGGCCAGAACTCGTGGGGATGAAAGCTGAAGATGCAGAAAAGAAGATAAAGGAAGAGATGTCGGGTGCTATGGTCCATGTAGTTCCTCAAGATACTTTTCTTACAATGGAATTCAGATCAAATCGAGTCAGGTTATTCGTTGATTCTTCTCAAAATGTTGTCAGGGCACCAAGAATAGGCTAA
- the LOC122194516 gene encoding uncharacterized protein LOC122194516 isoform X2, giving the protein MVQNRCKQEDGQWWCLVVGAKMNGADSGIWLFVYVANIQIGLQIYAVSSVKGLKGFLRHGLLQVPNLISINFSDQRVSFTGQGDTIHEAVIWRPKNCSS; this is encoded by the exons ATGGTACAGAACAGATGCAAACAGGAAGATGGTCAATGGTGGTGTTTGGTGGTTGGAGCAAAAATGAATGGAGCAGATAGTGGTATTTGGCTGTTTGTGTATGTAGCAAACATACAGATTGGATTACAG ATTTATGCAGTGAGTTCTGTAAAAGGCTTAAAGGGTTTCTTGCGACATGGCCTCCTTCAAGTCCCCAACCTCATATCAATAAACTTCTCAGATcaaagg GTTTCTTTTACTGGACAAGGTGACACAATCCATGAAGCAGTTATCTGGAGGCCAAAAAACTGTAGTAGCTGA
- the LOC111889442 gene encoding uncharacterized protein LOC111889442 has product MKMPAFKQTFVWVSFLLLLSSSIIYKIMLKHWIPNNFNKIAMAEEKKNLQLTFPEVVWDPDPFLKMTLQELVGMKGEYAAKKIEEEMLGATVHVVHEDSAVTVGYRLDQVKLILDSSETVVAINLIIAKL; this is encoded by the exons ATGAAAATGCCAGCGTTCAAACAAACTTTTGTTTGGGTctcatttcttcttctcctttcttcttctataatttataaaattatgttaaAGCATTGGATTCccaataactttaataaaattgCAATGGCCGAGGAGAAGAAGAACCTGCAACTCACATTCCCTGAGGTAGTTTGGGACCCTGATCCAT TTTTGAAGATGACCTTGCAAGAACTCGTGGGGATGAAAGGAGAATATGCAGCAAAGAAGATAGAGGAAGAGATGTTGGGTGCCACTGTCCACGTAGTTCATGAAGATAGTGCTGTTACAGTTGGTTACAGGTTGGATCAAGTCAAGTTAATCCTTGACTCCTCCGAAACTGTTGTCGCGATAAATCTTATAATCGCTAAACTATAG